In Hoeflea ulvae, one genomic interval encodes:
- a CDS encoding HAMP domain-containing protein, whose amino-acid sequence MNIDKLLAGFSIQTKVVVLVIPLLAGIAGLAAINLYTGSLLGGRLIGTSASIETLSGFKQAYAGMNEFLQLATPEKRDEVIVDLDAQVAKFENLLALADNEAEAGALERARSVAVSLRARTTELWDVHGEEAAARASISEILQILTDAKNRTNQRAEQVSAGIAEDEKGAKDLLYAAEKLTEGSDAIANIVTTIMRAATPQEAIGVAEGHKKRIQRMLTLLIPAIPQDRVEIREAITTNLKGILEVIKLDTAGQPQLAELQGYANGLRPHGYALQSVSGEVARSGILRFSELDEMIIKGRSMVAQSSSFIKHGGELEVAIVRFLGEPTRERAKQLATKLQKIEQDIQLIRLAEGGDELLEAFGAGTLDQIRVLLPLSRQLIDKVAARQAAFDEASAQINDAWSSIIVFADSQQQGATVTRQRATGISVGAAIGAAIFALLAATVLIAALRGPIRRLVAAMRDVAAGNLDVDIADNSRADEIGEMARALDVFKHNAIDKIRVEDESARTRDMAAQCAGPVRCREGPGQ is encoded by the coding sequence ATGAACATCGACAAGCTGCTCGCAGGCTTTTCCATCCAGACCAAGGTCGTGGTTCTGGTCATCCCGCTGCTTGCGGGCATTGCGGGCCTGGCCGCGATCAATCTCTACACCGGCTCGCTTTTGGGCGGACGGCTGATCGGCACCAGCGCCAGCATCGAAACGCTCAGCGGCTTCAAGCAGGCCTATGCCGGCATGAACGAATTTTTGCAGCTCGCCACCCCGGAAAAGCGCGACGAGGTCATCGTCGATCTCGATGCCCAGGTGGCCAAATTCGAAAACCTGCTGGCGCTCGCCGACAATGAGGCCGAAGCCGGCGCGCTGGAGCGGGCCCGCTCGGTTGCGGTCAGCCTGCGCGCGCGCACCACCGAATTGTGGGACGTGCATGGCGAGGAGGCCGCCGCCCGGGCCAGCATTTCCGAGATCCTGCAGATCCTGACCGATGCCAAGAACCGCACCAATCAGAGGGCCGAGCAGGTCTCGGCCGGCATCGCCGAAGATGAAAAGGGCGCCAAGGACCTGCTCTACGCCGCCGAAAAGCTCACCGAGGGCTCCGACGCGATTGCCAACATCGTCACCACCATCATGCGCGCCGCGACTCCGCAGGAGGCCATCGGGGTCGCCGAAGGACACAAGAAGCGGATCCAGCGCATGCTGACGCTTCTGATCCCGGCCATCCCGCAGGACCGGGTCGAGATCCGCGAGGCAATCACCACCAATCTCAAGGGCATTCTCGAGGTGATCAAGCTCGACACTGCCGGCCAGCCGCAGCTTGCCGAGCTGCAGGGCTATGCCAATGGCCTGCGCCCGCATGGCTACGCCTTGCAAAGCGTCAGCGGCGAGGTGGCCCGCAGCGGCATCCTGCGTTTTTCCGAACTCGACGAGATGATCATCAAGGGCCGGTCGATGGTCGCCCAGTCGAGCTCGTTCATCAAGCATGGCGGTGAGCTCGAAGTCGCCATCGTCCGCTTCCTCGGCGAACCGACCCGGGAGCGCGCCAAGCAGCTCGCCACCAAGCTGCAGAAGATCGAGCAGGACATCCAGCTGATCCGGCTTGCCGAGGGCGGCGACGAGCTGCTCGAAGCCTTCGGCGCCGGCACGCTCGACCAGATCCGGGTGCTGTTGCCGCTCAGCCGGCAGCTCATCGACAAGGTCGCGGCGCGACAGGCCGCCTTCGACGAGGCCTCGGCGCAGATCAACGATGCCTGGAGCAGCATCATCGTCTTTGCCGACAGCCAGCAGCAGGGCGCCACCGTCACCCGGCAGCGCGCCACCGGCATCAGCGTCGGCGCCGCCATCGGCGCGGCCATCTTCGCCCTGTTGGCCGCAACCGTGCTGATCGCCGCATTGCGCGGGCCGATCCGCCGTCTGGTCGCGGCCATGCGTGATGTCGCCGCCGGCAATCTCGATGTCGACATTGCCGACAATTCCCGTGCCGACGAGATCGGCGAGATGGCCCGTGCGCTTGATGTCTTCAAGCACAATGCCATCGACAAGATCCGGGTCGAGGACGAAAGCGCCCGCACCCGCGACATGGCCGCCCAGTGCGCGGGCCCAGTCCGATGCCGAGAAGGTCCAGGCCAATGA
- the pgl gene encoding 6-phosphogluconolactonase, whose translation MKATEPLMTTVSQNMFDTGAELATALARKIADRLSAAIAARGQASLAVSGGSTPKALFAALSKLDIDWAKVTVTLVDERMVGPENERSNHRLAKLFLLKDRAAAAKFLPLFNSAGTAEDVAAQAAKEIDALALPFDVVVLGMGTDGHTASFFPGGSTLADVTDPACGQSVMAIEAPGAGEPRLTLTLPRIVDAGLIVLHIEGDDKRSVLARALENGPAAELPVRAVLRQAKTPVELYWAP comes from the coding sequence ATGAAAGCGACTGAGCCGCTGATGACCACTGTCAGCCAGAATATGTTCGACACTGGCGCGGAGCTCGCCACCGCGCTGGCGCGCAAGATCGCCGACCGGCTGAGCGCTGCGATCGCGGCGCGCGGACAGGCAAGCCTTGCCGTCTCCGGCGGTTCGACGCCGAAGGCGCTGTTCGCCGCGCTGTCCAAGCTCGATATTGACTGGGCAAAGGTGACGGTGACGCTGGTCGACGAGCGCATGGTCGGCCCCGAGAACGAGCGGTCGAACCATCGGCTGGCAAAGCTTTTCCTGCTCAAGGACCGGGCTGCTGCGGCCAAATTCCTGCCGCTGTTCAATTCGGCCGGCACGGCGGAAGACGTGGCCGCGCAGGCAGCGAAAGAGATCGACGCGCTGGCGCTGCCCTTTGACGTGGTGGTGCTGGGCATGGGGACGGACGGGCACACGGCCTCGTTCTTTCCCGGCGGCTCGACGCTGGCAGACGTCACCGATCCGGCCTGCGGCCAGAGCGTGATGGCGATCGAGGCGCCGGGCGCGGGCGAGCCGCGGCTGACGCTGACCTTGCCGCGGATCGTGGACGCGGGCCTGATCGTGCTCCATATTGAAGGGGACGACAAGCGCTCCGTGCTGGCCCGGGCGCTGGAAAACGGGCCGGCGGCGGAGCTGCCGGTGCGCGCCGTGTTGCGCCAGGCCAAGACACCTGTCGAGCTTTACTGGGCGCCGTGA
- a CDS encoding glutamine synthetase family protein — MASRKSGKPASAKPAQPTAPKYLDAKRGVANWTQATEWLRVRGIEDIECITPDFAGVARGKMMPSSKFTSNTSLSLPSAVFRHTISGEYPEETGDFRYDPLDGDLKLVPDLSTLSVVPWETDPTAQVICDMVTTKGEPVSYTPRNVLKKVVELYTARGWKPVVAPEIEFYLVAQHEDPDYPLKPPRGRSGRTITGGQSYSIAGVNEFDELVDDIYDFSDKQGLEIDTLIHEEGPAQLEINLRHGDPVELADQVFMFKRTIREAALKHGMYATFMAKPMQQYAGSAMHIHQSVVDAKSGKNVFSKADGEPSEAFFHFIGGMQHYVPRALVMMAPYVNSYRRLTPDMACPVNNAWGYDNRTTAFRVPHSEPVARRVENRLPSSDANSYLALAASLACGYLGMVNGLVPSDPAYKTVNEGSVDLPRGLLEALSLLEGEPAFAEMFGQEFINTYVGVKRGEFETFMQVISPWEREFLLLNV, encoded by the coding sequence ATGGCATCCCGCAAGTCCGGCAAACCGGCTTCAGCCAAACCGGCGCAGCCGACGGCCCCCAAATATCTCGACGCCAAGCGCGGCGTCGCCAACTGGACCCAGGCCACCGAGTGGCTGCGGGTGCGCGGCATTGAAGATATCGAATGCATCACCCCGGATTTTGCCGGCGTGGCGCGCGGCAAGATGATGCCGTCGTCGAAATTCACCTCCAATACCTCGCTGTCGCTGCCGTCTGCGGTGTTCCGGCACACGATCTCGGGCGAGTATCCGGAAGAAACCGGAGATTTCCGCTATGATCCGCTCGATGGCGACCTCAAGCTGGTGCCGGACCTGTCGACCCTGTCGGTGGTGCCGTGGGAAACCGACCCGACGGCGCAGGTGATCTGCGACATGGTTACCACCAAGGGCGAGCCGGTCAGCTACACGCCGCGCAATGTGCTCAAGAAGGTTGTCGAGCTCTATACCGCGCGCGGCTGGAAGCCGGTGGTGGCGCCGGAAATCGAATTCTACCTGGTGGCACAGCACGAGGACCCGGATTATCCGCTGAAACCGCCGCGGGGCCGCTCCGGCCGGACGATCACCGGCGGGCAGTCCTATTCGATCGCCGGGGTGAACGAGTTCGACGAGCTGGTCGACGACATCTATGATTTCTCCGACAAGCAGGGGCTGGAGATCGACACGCTGATCCATGAGGAAGGCCCGGCGCAGCTCGAAATCAACCTGCGACACGGCGATCCGGTGGAACTGGCCGACCAGGTGTTCATGTTCAAGCGCACCATCCGCGAGGCGGCGCTCAAGCACGGCATGTATGCCACCTTCATGGCCAAGCCGATGCAGCAATATGCCGGCTCGGCGATGCATATCCACCAGTCGGTGGTCGACGCCAAATCCGGCAAGAACGTGTTTTCCAAGGCCGATGGCGAGCCGAGCGAAGCTTTCTTCCACTTCATCGGCGGCATGCAGCATTACGTGCCGCGGGCGCTGGTGATGATGGCGCCCTATGTCAATTCCTACCGGCGGCTGACGCCGGACATGGCCTGCCCGGTCAACAATGCCTGGGGCTATGACAACCGCACGACCGCGTTCCGGGTGCCGCATTCCGAGCCGGTGGCGCGGCGGGTGGAAAACCGGCTGCCCTCGTCGGATGCCAATTCCTACCTGGCGCTGGCCGCCTCGCTGGCCTGCGGATATCTCGGCATGGTCAACGGGCTGGTGCCGAGCGACCCGGCCTACAAGACGGTCAACGAAGGCTCGGTGGACCTGCCGCGTGGATTGCTGGAGGCGCTGTCGCTGCTGGAAGGCGAACCGGCATTTGCCGAGATGTTCGGGCAGGAATTCATCAACACCTATGTCGGGGTCAAGCGCGGCGAATTCGAGACCTTCATGCAGGTGATCAGCCCGTGGGAACGCGAATTCCTGCTGCTTAACGTTTGA
- the edd gene encoding phosphogluconate dehydratase yields the protein MTVDPRIAFVTNRIVERSKPSRELYLERLRATAEKGPFRSSLSCGNLAHGFAACGPADKASLAGDVAPNLGIITSYNDMLSAHQPFETYPQQIRDAAREAGGVAQVAGSVPAMCDGVTQGQPGMELSLFSRDVIALSAAVGLSHNMFDAAVYLGVCDKIVPGLVIAALSFGHLPAVFIPAGPMTTGLSNDEKVRIRQLYAEGKVGRAELLEAESKSYHGPGTCTFYGTANSNQMLMEIMGLHTPGSSFINPGTPLRDALTSEATKRALAITALGNEFTPVGEMIDERSVVNGVVGLHATGGSTNHTMHLVAMARAAGIRLTWEDISDLSDAVPLLARVYPNGPADVNHFNAAGGLGFMIDQLLSIGLLHEDVRTVWGKGLSAYAVEAKLDAKGAVVREPISKVSGDAKVVTTADKPFQPTGGLKMLSGNLGKGVIKISAVKAERHIIEAPARVFHDQGLHDAFQAGTLTGDFIAVVRFQGPKANGMPELHKMTPPLGVLQDRGQTVALVTDGRMSGASGKVPAAIHVTPEAKDGGPLSRVRDGDMIRLDAVTGKLDVLVDAAEFAAREPATADLSHNEWGIGRELFARFRENAGTADEGASVLY from the coding sequence ATGACTGTCGATCCCCGCATTGCCTTTGTCACCAACCGGATTGTCGAACGCTCGAAGCCGAGCCGCGAGCTTTACCTGGAGCGGCTGCGCGCGACCGCGGAAAAGGGCCCGTTCCGCTCGAGCCTGTCCTGCGGCAACCTCGCCCATGGCTTTGCCGCCTGCGGCCCGGCCGACAAGGCCAGCCTTGCCGGCGACGTGGCGCCCAATCTGGGCATCATCACCTCCTATAATGACATGCTGTCGGCGCATCAGCCGTTCGAGACCTATCCGCAGCAGATCCGCGATGCGGCGCGCGAGGCCGGCGGCGTGGCGCAGGTGGCGGGCTCGGTGCCGGCGATGTGCGACGGGGTGACCCAGGGCCAGCCGGGGATGGAGCTGTCGCTGTTTTCGCGCGACGTGATCGCGCTGTCGGCGGCCGTCGGCCTGTCGCACAACATGTTTGATGCGGCGGTCTATCTCGGCGTCTGCGACAAGATCGTGCCGGGCCTGGTGATCGCGGCGCTGAGTTTCGGCCATCTGCCGGCGGTGTTCATTCCTGCCGGACCGATGACGACGGGCCTGTCCAATGACGAGAAGGTGCGGATCCGCCAGCTCTATGCCGAGGGCAAGGTCGGCCGGGCCGAGCTGCTGGAGGCGGAATCGAAATCCTATCACGGCCCTGGCACCTGCACCTTTTACGGCACCGCCAATTCCAACCAGATGCTGATGGAAATCATGGGCCTGCACACGCCCGGATCATCCTTCATCAATCCCGGCACGCCGCTACGAGACGCGCTGACTTCGGAGGCGACCAAGCGGGCGCTGGCAATCACCGCGCTGGGCAACGAGTTCACCCCGGTGGGCGAGATGATCGACGAACGCTCGGTGGTCAATGGCGTCGTCGGCCTGCATGCCACGGGCGGGTCGACCAACCACACCATGCACCTGGTGGCGATGGCGCGCGCGGCCGGCATTCGCCTGACCTGGGAAGATATTTCCGACCTCTCGGACGCAGTGCCGCTTCTGGCGCGGGTCTATCCGAACGGGCCGGCGGATGTGAACCATTTCAATGCCGCCGGCGGCCTGGGCTTCATGATCGACCAGCTGCTGTCGATCGGACTGCTGCACGAGGATGTGCGCACCGTCTGGGGCAAGGGCCTGTCGGCCTATGCGGTGGAAGCCAAGCTTGACGCCAAGGGCGCGGTGGTGCGCGAGCCGATCTCCAAGGTCAGCGGTGACGCCAAGGTGGTGACGACGGCGGACAAGCCGTTCCAGCCCACCGGCGGGCTGAAGATGCTGTCGGGCAATCTCGGCAAGGGCGTCATCAAGATTTCCGCGGTCAAGGCCGAACGGCACATCATCGAGGCGCCGGCGCGGGTGTTTCACGACCAGGGGCTGCATGACGCCTTCCAGGCAGGAACACTGACCGGCGACTTCATCGCCGTGGTGCGCTTCCAGGGGCCAAAGGCCAATGGCATGCCGGAACTGCACAAGATGACGCCGCCGCTGGGCGTGCTGCAGGACCGCGGCCAGACGGTGGCGCTGGTCACCGACGGGCGCATGTCGGGCGCATCCGGCAAGGTGCCCGCCGCCATCCATGTGACGCCGGAAGCCAAGGACGGCGGTCCGCTCTCGCGGGTGCGCGACGGCGACATGATCCGGCTTGATGCGGTGACCGGCAAGCTCGACGTGCTGGTCGACGCCGCCGAATTTGCCGCGCGCGAACCGGCGACCGCCGATCTGAGCCACAATGAATGGGGCATCGGCCGCGAATTGTTTGCCCGCTTCCGCGAAAATGCCGGTACCGCCGACGAAGGCGCCAGCGTTCTTTACTAA
- a CDS encoding methyl-accepting chemotaxis protein, whose amino-acid sequence MPSTRSGSRTKAPAPATWPPSARAQSDAEKVQANEELGFAVRSLGGALRNLAQGDLVASIDTPFAEGLDSLRIDFNESVDRMREVMQYIRDNAGSISANSGQLRSAADDLARRTAQQAASLEETAAAVNQISATVRSSTGRASDTDKLAGETACDARASGEVVTRAVDAMSRIEEAAGKIGRIIGVIDEIAFQTNLLALNAGVEAARAGEAGRGFAVVAQEVRELAGRSATAAKEIKQLIVRSGEEVRSGVSLVGETGEAISRIITRVEEISENVGAMAAASHEQAAGLAEVNTAVTQMDQMTQQNAAMVEQTTAASHSLAQEATDLSRLVANFRVDLEEHHHPDQTRAA is encoded by the coding sequence ATGCCATCGACAAGATCCGGGTCGAGGACGAAAGCGCCCGCACCCGCGACATGGCCGCCCAGTGCGCGGGCCCAGTCCGATGCCGAGAAGGTCCAGGCCAATGAGGAGCTCGGCTTTGCCGTCCGTTCGCTCGGCGGCGCGCTGCGCAATCTCGCCCAGGGCGATCTCGTCGCCAGCATCGACACCCCCTTTGCCGAAGGGCTCGACAGCCTGCGCATCGATTTCAATGAATCGGTCGATCGCATGCGCGAGGTGATGCAATATATCCGCGACAATGCCGGTTCGATCAGCGCCAATTCCGGCCAGCTCCGGTCCGCCGCCGACGATCTCGCCCGCCGCACCGCCCAGCAGGCCGCCTCGCTGGAAGAGACCGCCGCCGCCGTCAACCAGATCTCCGCCACTGTGCGCTCCTCCACCGGCCGGGCCTCGGACACCGACAAGCTCGCCGGAGAAACAGCCTGCGACGCCCGCGCCTCGGGCGAGGTGGTCACCCGCGCTGTCGACGCCATGAGCCGCATCGAGGAGGCCGCCGGCAAGATCGGCCGCATCATCGGCGTCATCGACGAGATCGCCTTCCAGACCAACCTTCTGGCGCTCAATGCCGGTGTCGAGGCAGCACGCGCCGGCGAGGCGGGCCGCGGCTTTGCCGTCGTCGCCCAGGAAGTGCGCGAACTCGCGGGCCGCTCCGCCACCGCCGCCAAGGAGATCAAGCAGCTGATCGTCCGGTCCGGCGAGGAAGTCCGCTCCGGCGTCAGCCTGGTCGGCGAAACCGGCGAGGCGATTTCGCGGATCATCACCCGCGTCGAGGAAATCTCCGAAAATGTCGGCGCCATGGCCGCCGCCAGCCATGAACAGGCCGCCGGCCTCGCCGAGGTCAACACCGCCGTCACCCAGATGGACCAGATGACCCAGCAGAACGCGGCCATGGTCGAACAGACCACCGCCGCCAGCCACTCCCTGGCCCAGGAAGCCACCGACCTCAGCCGCCTCGTCGCCAATTTCCGCGTCGACCTCGAAGAGCACCACCACCCCGACCAGACCCGCGCCGCCTGA
- a CDS encoding ABC transporter ATP-binding protein, with translation MAGLKLKGLKKSYGSVEVLHGVDLEIAQGEFIVFVGPSGCGKSTLLRMIAGLEEITAGTLEIDGMVVNDVPPSKRGIAMVFQSYALYPHMTVYDNMAFGMRIARESTEEIDRRVRSAADILQLGPYLDRLPKALSGGQRQRVAIGRAICRDPKVFLFDEPLSNLDAALRVATRLEIAKLNESMPDTTMIYVTHDQVEAMTLADRIVVLAGGYLEQVGPPMELYDRPKNLFVAQFIGSPAMNIIPGTIETTGTSAVISFSGDKAVDTGIAVPDSDKGKKASFGVRPEDLLATTGDDFLFEGTASVVEALGEVTLLYVEDLTESEPIIAKLPGHQNVKRGDKLRFTADKAKLHLFDADGNTYRT, from the coding sequence ATGGCCGGCTTGAAACTGAAGGGCCTGAAGAAGTCCTACGGCTCTGTCGAAGTGCTGCACGGGGTCGACCTCGAAATCGCCCAGGGCGAGTTCATCGTCTTTGTCGGCCCGTCCGGCTGCGGCAAGTCCACGCTGCTCAGGATGATCGCCGGGCTCGAGGAGATCACCGCCGGCACGCTGGAAATCGACGGCATGGTGGTCAATGACGTGCCGCCGTCCAAGCGCGGCATCGCCATGGTGTTCCAGTCCTATGCGCTCTACCCGCACATGACGGTCTATGACAACATGGCCTTCGGCATGCGCATTGCGCGCGAATCCACCGAGGAGATTGACCGCCGGGTGCGCTCCGCCGCCGATATCCTGCAGCTTGGCCCCTATCTCGACCGGCTGCCCAAGGCGCTTTCGGGTGGCCAGCGCCAGCGCGTCGCCATCGGCCGGGCGATCTGCCGCGATCCGAAGGTGTTTTTGTTCGACGAGCCGCTGTCCAATCTCGATGCGGCGCTGCGTGTCGCCACCCGGCTCGAGATCGCCAAGCTCAACGAATCCATGCCCGACACCACCATGATCTACGTCACCCATGACCAGGTCGAGGCGATGACGCTGGCCGACCGCATCGTCGTGCTGGCCGGCGGCTATCTCGAGCAGGTCGGTCCGCCGATGGAGCTCTATGACCGGCCAAAAAACCTGTTCGTCGCCCAGTTCATCGGCTCTCCGGCCATGAACATCATTCCCGGCACCATCGAAACCACCGGCACCAGCGCGGTGATCTCGTTCTCGGGCGACAAGGCGGTCGACACCGGCATCGCGGTCCCCGACAGCGACAAGGGCAAGAAGGCCTCCTTCGGCGTCCGGCCGGAAGATCTTCTGGCCACCACCGGCGACGACTTCCTGTTCGAGGGAACGGCCTCCGTGGTCGAGGCGCTGGGCGAGGTGACGCTGCTTTATGTCGAGGACCTGACCGAAAGCGAGCCGATCATCGCCAAGCTGCCCGGCCACCAGAATGTCAAGCGCGGCGACAAGCTGCGCTTCACCGCCGACAAGGCAAAGCTGCATCTCTTCGACGCCGACGGAAACACCTACCGCACCTGA
- the zwf gene encoding glucose-6-phosphate dehydrogenase, with product MSQIIIPVDPFDYVVFGGTGDLAERKLLPALYHRQIAGQLTDPTRIIGASRSEMDHEAYRSFARDALKEHLKADEYHDDEVETFVARLFYIAVDAKSDKGWSELKDILDEGADRVRAFYLAVGPALFGDISERIRSNGLVTKQTRIVVEKPIGRDLDSARKLNKTIGEVFEEEQIYRIDHYLGKETVQNLMALRFANALYEPLWNSAHIDHVQITVAESVGLEGRAGYYDKAGALRDMVQNHLVQLMCLVAMEPPATMDAEAVRDEKLKVLRSLKPINEDNADSKTVRGQYKAGASAGGAVKGYLEELEGGVSSTETFVAIKAEIDNWRWSGVPFYLRTGKRMSERISEIVIAFKPIPHSIFGPTAGRITANKLVMRLQPDEGVKQWIMIKDPGPGGMRLRHVSLDMSFADRFEERNPDAYERLLLDVIRCNQTLFMRRDEVEAAWKWVDPILTAWTDTGQPVQPYTAGTWGPSQAIALIERDGRTWHESD from the coding sequence ATGAGCCAGATCATCATTCCGGTTGACCCCTTCGACTATGTCGTTTTTGGCGGCACCGGGGACCTTGCCGAGCGCAAGCTGTTGCCGGCGCTGTATCACCGCCAGATTGCCGGGCAACTAACCGATCCGACCCGAATCATCGGCGCCTCGCGCTCGGAGATGGACCACGAGGCCTATCGCAGTTTCGCCCGCGACGCGCTGAAGGAACACCTCAAGGCCGACGAGTATCACGACGACGAGGTCGAGACATTTGTGGCGCGGCTGTTCTACATTGCCGTCGACGCCAAGTCCGACAAGGGCTGGTCCGAGCTCAAGGACATTCTCGACGAAGGCGCGGACCGGGTCCGGGCGTTCTACCTGGCGGTCGGGCCGGCGCTGTTCGGTGACATTTCCGAGCGGATCCGCTCCAACGGGCTGGTGACCAAGCAGACCCGGATCGTGGTGGAAAAGCCGATCGGACGGGATCTCGATTCCGCCCGCAAGCTCAACAAGACCATCGGCGAAGTGTTCGAAGAAGAGCAGATCTACCGCATCGACCATTATCTGGGCAAGGAAACGGTTCAGAACCTGATGGCGCTCAGATTCGCCAATGCGCTGTATGAGCCGCTGTGGAACTCCGCCCATATCGACCATGTGCAGATCACCGTGGCCGAATCGGTCGGGCTGGAAGGCCGGGCCGGCTATTACGACAAGGCGGGCGCGCTCAGAGACATGGTGCAGAACCATCTGGTGCAGCTGATGTGCCTGGTGGCGATGGAGCCGCCGGCAACAATGGACGCCGAAGCGGTGCGCGACGAGAAGCTGAAAGTGCTGCGCTCGCTCAAGCCGATCAATGAAGACAATGCCGATTCCAAGACCGTGCGCGGCCAGTACAAGGCCGGCGCCTCGGCGGGCGGCGCAGTGAAGGGCTATCTCGAGGAGCTCGAAGGCGGCGTGTCCAGCACCGAGACCTTCGTGGCGATCAAGGCCGAGATCGACAATTGGCGCTGGTCAGGCGTGCCGTTCTATCTGCGCACCGGCAAGCGGATGAGCGAGCGGATCTCGGAAATCGTGATCGCGTTCAAGCCGATTCCGCATTCGATCTTCGGGCCGACCGCCGGGCGGATCACCGCCAACAAGCTGGTGATGCGGCTGCAGCCCGACGAGGGCGTCAAGCAGTGGATCATGATCAAGGACCCGGGTCCGGGCGGCATGCGGCTCAGACACGTGTCGCTGGACATGAGCTTCGCCGACCGTTTCGAGGAGCGCAATCCGGACGCCTATGAGCGGCTGCTGCTCGATGTGATCCGCTGCAACCAGACCCTGTTCATGCGCCGTGACGAGGTGGAGGCGGCGTGGAAATGGGTCGACCCGATCCTGACGGCCTGGACCGACACCGGCCAGCCGGTGCAGCCCTATACGGCCGGCACCTGGGGCCCGAGCCAGGCGATTGCCCTGATCGAACGCGACGGCAGGACCTGGCATGAAAGCGACTGA
- a CDS encoding NAD(P)/FAD-dependent oxidoreductase: MTYQSPISPGISFYEATIGDRPAYAGLPGPATADVVIIGGGFTGLQAAHHLAASGKDVVLIEGARFGDGASGRNGGQLGTGQRAWVEESEADFGRDNAGAQFAVAERAKAHLLDFATAHGIEADYRPGQISAAHKQGYVKDYRDHVRIMAEDYGYAHLSFLDRDEMAQKLGSTRYHGGTYDAGTGHINPLKYLVGLARAASKAGARLHENTRAGAISSAGGKVTVKTDAGDIVAGSALVACNAFIDGLEPVTSAHVMPIRSFIGATVPLGDDSPVIPGGESVDDSRFVVRYFRKSADGRLLFGGREAYTSDNPTDISSHIRRQIAEIYPALDSVEITHSWGGSVGITLSRRPFVREVMPNVTSIGGFSGHGVMLSNYCGKLYADHVNGGSDELEVMRNLKVGPFPGGDRFRTPLLFLALTWFSLRDKF; encoded by the coding sequence ATGACTTACCAAAGCCCCATCTCTCCGGGTATCTCCTTCTATGAAGCGACCATCGGGGACCGTCCCGCCTATGCAGGGCTACCAGGACCTGCGACCGCCGATGTGGTGATCATCGGCGGCGGCTTCACCGGGCTGCAGGCGGCGCATCACCTGGCCGCCAGCGGCAAGGACGTGGTGCTGATCGAAGGCGCGCGATTTGGCGACGGCGCTTCGGGTCGCAATGGCGGCCAGCTCGGCACCGGCCAGCGCGCCTGGGTGGAAGAGAGCGAGGCCGATTTCGGCCGCGACAATGCCGGGGCGCAATTCGCCGTGGCGGAGCGCGCCAAGGCGCATCTGCTGGATTTTGCCACAGCGCACGGGATCGAGGCCGACTACCGGCCGGGACAGATCTCGGCGGCGCACAAGCAGGGCTATGTCAAGGACTACCGCGATCACGTCCGCATCATGGCCGAGGACTATGGCTATGCGCATCTGAGCTTTCTCGACAGGGACGAGATGGCGCAAAAACTCGGCTCGACGCGCTATCATGGCGGCACCTATGATGCGGGCACCGGCCATATCAATCCGCTGAAATATCTGGTCGGGCTGGCGCGGGCGGCATCCAAGGCCGGGGCGCGGCTGCATGAAAACACCCGCGCAGGGGCGATTTCCAGCGCCGGCGGAAAGGTGACGGTAAAGACCGACGCGGGCGACATCGTTGCCGGAAGCGCGCTGGTTGCGTGCAACGCCTTCATTGACGGGCTGGAGCCGGTGACCAGCGCGCATGTGATGCCGATCCGCTCCTTCATCGGCGCCACCGTGCCGCTGGGCGACGACAGCCCGGTGATCCCGGGCGGGGAATCGGTCGATGATTCGCGCTTCGTGGTGCGCTATTTCCGCAAGAGCGCCGATGGGCGGCTGCTGTTTGGCGGGCGCGAGGCCTATACCTCGGACAATCCGACCGATATTTCCAGCCATATCAGGCGGCAGATTGCGGAGATCTACCCGGCGCTCGACAGTGTCGAGATCACCCATTCCTGGGGCGGTTCGGTGGGCATCACGCTGTCTCGGCGGCCCTTCGTGCGCGAGGTGATGCCCAATGTCACCTCGATCGGCGGGTTTTCCGGCCACGGGGTGATGCTGTCGAATTATTGCGGCAAGCTTTATGCCGACCACGTCAATGGCGGATCGGATGAGCTCGAAGTGATGCGCAACCTCAAGGTCGGCCCCTTCCCCGGCGGCGACCGGTTCAGAACGCCGCTGTTGTTTCTGGCGCTGACCTGGTTTTCGCTCCGGGACAAGTTCTGA